A window of Cryptomeria japonica chromosome 3, Sugi_1.0, whole genome shotgun sequence contains these coding sequences:
- the LOC131045332 gene encoding ferredoxin--NADP reductase, leaf isozyme 1, chloroplastic produces MAAITAAVSLPTSAHSSSLARISSSSSSSADRLSFQKAFQGTRLSSCEGKPVVGLSTGRGRIGLLLVNAQGTSTTTEAPAKVVKESKKNEEGVVVNKFKPKSPYIGRTLLNTKITGDDAPGETWHMVFSTEGEIPYREGQSIGIIPKGVDKNGKPHKLRLYSIASSALGDFGDSKTVSLCVKRLVYANDQGEIVKGVCSNYLCDLKPGEDVTITGPIGKEMLMPSDPNATVVMLGTGTGIAPFRGFLWKMFFEKHDDYKFNGLAWLFLGVPTSSSLLYKEEFEKMKEKYPDNLRVDFAVSREQTNEKGEKMYIQTRMAQYAKELWELLKKDSTYVYMCGLKGMEKGIDEIMVSLAAADGIDWAEYKRKLKKEEQWNVEVY; encoded by the exons ATGGCTGCCATCACCGCTGCAGTTTCTCTCCCCACATCGGCGCATTCCTCTTCCCTTGCTCGGATTTCATCTTCGTCCTCTTCTTCTGCTGATAGACTTTCATTTCAAAAG GCATTCCAAGGCACCAGACTGAGCAGCTGCGAAGGAAAACCTGTCGTGGGGTTGAGCACCGGCAGAGGCAGAATAGGCCTCCTCCTTGTGAATGCCCAAGGGACAAGCACAACAACAGAGGCCCCTGCAAAGGTCGTCAAGGAATCAAAAAAGAATGAGGAAGGGGTGGTGGTGAACAAATTTAAGCCCAAGAGTCCTTACATTGGTCGCACTCTCCTCAACACCAAAATCACTGGGGACGATGCCCCTGGAGAGACATGGCATATGGTCTTCTCAACAGAAG GAGAAATTCCATACAGAGAAGGGCAATCAATTGGAATCATCCCAAAAGGAGTGGACAAGAATGGGAAGCCCCACAAGCTCCGTCTTTATTCCATTGCCAGCAGTGCACTAGGGGACTTTGGGGACTCTAAAACA GTTTCTTTGTGCGTTAAACGTCTTGTATATGCTAATGACCAAGGAGAGATAGTAAAAGGAGTATGCTCAAACTACCTGT GTGACTTGAAGCCTGGGGAAGATGTTACAATCACAGGTCCAATTGGGAAAGAAATGCTTATGCCTTCTGATCCTAATGCAACTGTAGTTATG CTTGGTACTGGTACTGGTATTGCACCCTTCAGAGGTTTCTTGTGGAAAATGTTTTTTGAGAAGCATGACGACTACAAG TTCAATGGGTTAGCATGGCTATTCTTGGGTGTTCCTACAAGCAGTTCCTTGTTGTACAAAGAG GAATTCGAGAAGATGAAAGAAAAGTACCCTGACAACTTAAGGGTGGACTTTGCAGTGAGTCGTGAGCAAACAAATGAAAAGGGAGAAAAGATGTACATTCAGACCAGAATGGCCCAGTATGCAAAGGAGCTCTGGGAGTTGTTGAAAAAGGACAGCACCTATGTGTATATGTGTGGTTTAAAAGGCATGGAAAAGGGCATTGATGAAATCATGGTCTCATTGGCAGCTGCAGATG GTATTGACTGGGCAGAATACAAGAGGAAGTTGAAGAAAGAGGAGCAATGGAATGTGGAAGTCTACTGA